In Rhopalosiphum padi isolate XX-2018 chromosome 3, ASM2088224v1, whole genome shotgun sequence, the genomic stretch ATAGGTAGCTGGTAAATGTTGGCTCTTAATTTTCTTAATGTAACAGGTAATAGTCTTAATTAAGTtgacataatacaaatttttaccCACTATAAATGGATTTAATTCTGGCTATCtatctaaatatgtatataaaatccaAATACTACCACTGACTCACTGATCGCTGTATCTTAAAAACTATTCAACGTACTAGGTGTGGCAATTAAATaacgagaatttttaatttttaaacattaattttatatttacaaaaatttctAACCCATATACAGTACTCTCCCCTAAGTCTAACACACTTGGTCCAGTGTTTTTCCCATTTCAGGAAGCCAGCCCCCCCCAACCACCCTGTAAGTCACGAAAAGTCACTCTTCGACACCGACGTCACAGTACGTTGAATGTCCTTCAAATTCTGATAACGATGTTCTTTCATTGATTCCTTTAATTTTGGAAAGAGCCAAAAACCAATATAGCTATATTAAAGCGTTGTTATATTTCTACTGATCAAAAACTGTTGAATTTTTAGTGATTTGCACAGAGCTTTCGCATTTATAAATCGTCGTATACCATCTAGTGAATGGTCTCTTTATTAATACCGaggttatttgaaaattttcagaTTGTGAGGCGTTGATCTGAACGCACCACCactttcaaatgtttaaatgtttcgaATTTTATCTTTTGTGTTAGAATATTTTCTCCACATAACAGTTGATTAGTACATCTTTAGAGTGAATTTGGCAGCCTATTATATTCagactaaattaattttgaattttagatattaaaattgacTTATAATCTGGTCGATGACATATATGTATATCGAATGAAGTTGTGGAAAATGACATTGGTTGTACCTtatattaaacaacaaaaagtaatatttgGATTCTACATTGGATTACTCACTTGAATCttttaactattatacaatttacacgaTTCCGTAGAAGTAGAGATACTATTCTAATTCTTTTAATACACGTAAGATCTGGTTGGGTCATTTTGTTAGGATACTCGATGacaaataatgcaatatttagtttttagttttaacgccaacaaataaatattttatgtattctatCCAAATGTGGAAGTGACTCTAGGCATTATAATTGCtttgttatgatatttttgaccaCGTATCATCTGCAATTACGGTTATCAAGGGACGATCTTGTGGCTTGTTCGTCTACGTCTctgtttttaattacaattattgattCCTCTTTCCTAACTTTTTTCCATTTATTCCAAATTTATACTAAGTATACATTGACTAATTTCTTCATGAATATGTTGAAAAGTAGGAAATGACAAATACatatcatgtattttgtatattgtataccattAAACTCTTCCAATTGGGAATATCCTTGTCCTGTGTTTAATATAACAGATGTATTTATGCTAAATCCTTTTCGTTGTGGAGCTtctgaataaatattttctatcgtATTACTCatgttacatttaaaaacaaatgtgctaagaaacctatttttttttctgttataattttaaagtcagAAAACATACAATAAAACTTATCTTATTGTGTCGAATTCTTTGAATTGCCTTGAATAAATATGCTATGTCAACTATCATTCTGCTTTgtaataaatatctttttttaaaaatattatattatatagttgatgtACATAAGAATATTTCGCGCGTGGAAGTGAGTTTAAATTGTGAGTATGTGACTTATAGGATGGGCATGAAATCCGTATTTGATTCAAATTCTTATCAGAAATTTCCGAATTATCCGGATTTATGGATCCGAATCCGAataatttggatttttgaaatccGGATATGCCCGATGTAGTAATCCGATTTTCCTTGTTAGTAGTACCTTGAGCTGTTTAAGATATTGTTTTTgtgtatttgtacataatagttTTGTgaccattttttaatatttttattactttttttatggttttagaCGGTCAATAGCGTAATATGTGGTAAATAAGAAATAGAAACTTATAGATTTTTTCCTGCTTACTATGACACAAACACGTAGACTATgcctatattttttgtataaaaaggaTTGAACCTTCATTGCTAATTTGACTAATTCTTGGCTATAATTACGGATAGACCGTTGGAGttgttctatatttatttacttttcggGCTAGCTTTTATATGTCTCAGTAAATAGTGTAGGTACCTAGTAACCTTAAGTTTgtttatttggtattttataaataatttatttttgaacttatatttaaatcatttaatacagtaaataatttatcttaaaagttaagtgaattttttattacagtcaTCAATATCACTAATAACGTAAAATGGCGCAAGTAAAAGAATGTATACAAAAAGCATAcgaagtacaaaatataattcaatttcaattaattCCGTGttacaaagtaaaattattattatgtatttgatattttaccaTATGCTTTGTAGTGTTCAAAAGTACGTGATACTGTTGTTCCGAAAAGCTGTTTGCGCAAACCATCCAAGCTTAATTGCAGATGTAAAAGTATCGAAACTTGTAAAACattaaaggtataaaatattttttaaaaatgatctatatttgtcatattttttataattcagcaagcattaaattttctattctatttagtattatattctgATTTTGATTGTGTTtgcattaaaatgaaaattatgtatacttaattgTTTATGGTTGGAAATAGTAGAATTATAGATCTGAATAAGACTTCATTACTGgagacattttaaaatgtttaagtatgaGTACCCATAGGcgcaatttcaatataaaaactgAGGGTGCTTAAGCTCTACATTTTCCGGGCATAGCTTTGAATAGTTactgattgtaatattataaaaaagcgCCCCCCTATTTGTACCTATGTAGGTACCCCATTTcttgatgaaatattaaaataaagtaatattttttaataccaataatCATATTCAACAAGCTGCATAGGGGTGATCAATTAACATGAATCGGATAAGTAAGATATTTATTCTCTTGGACCTAATGTTCATGTACTAGATAGATAGATGTACTGGATAGTCCTAATCCATCATATTCCAGTAAAGGAAGCTTTACGATTggaattaagtaaaattaatgaacGTTAAATAAATCCTAACATCGATGTCTTATagaaataactcaaaaataaaaataatttattttactgctCCCCTATTAAATACtatgtatctaaatatttttataatcatctaCACTACGGATTTTCAACATCTATTAAAGTGAAACTCACAGTATTCTATGTTTAATGcgatgattttataatataaaaatgtattctttttaaaaataattgtgaatttAATCTATTACAATGACCGGTTGGTGGTAatctactatttatttataattaaattatgataagttaataatgtgtttgtatatcataatattataacactaccTATATTGTATGGTATTAAGTACCTGTTTTTGGTATATTCTATGGTATTTTTTTCTAGAATGAATATAAATACGTCCAGCCATGTCGTCCAGATCTGTGTATACCTGCCTcggtaagtacctacttacaccttacatgtatgtgtatattttctgtaaaaaaaaatactgatgaCATTAATCatagaatattatgttcaattcgTACCTAATACATACCTTTAAATAGGTGAAATTACATaacaactacaaaataaaaagttgGAAAATTAgactaatgataataataaattaaataataatcgatagttcttatatttttttctttaaccaGGAATTTGTCAAATTGGACTCACTTTATTTTGACTTAATATTggccattattttattttttattttgttcaaaagctataaataatgatttaaaattgcattcatactatcaattatttataaattgtaataataacaaataaagataaaaataaaataaaatgtatataatatacaataatagtcaAAGTATATACCGGAACATGATTCTGAACACTTCAGTTATATGTGCATATACAAGCACCACTCAGGCATACATATATATgagtttgtatataatataataatataaagatctatttcaaaattatagtatagataaaaataagttaCGTAAAGTAAAGAAAACTCTGATGCAATTGTACTGTACTTAAAACGTTTTCTCCAAATATATTTATCGCTGTAATGTGTCAGCCAACGGTTTATTTCGCACTTTTTATTACAGCAAACACACTTAAGCGATGCGCGTTTTACGGACGACTCCATCTACAGTCGTTCATTCTACCAACATGACGTTTGTCGTGCCAAACCTGTCGTACACCCTGATCATATAGTAATGGCCGGTGAATTTCAGGATGAAACAGTGCACAAGGTTCGTTTagagtttttatttgttagacGAAAACCTCTTCCatgaaaattatagattttattattttattaaccatcTATAACAcagcttatatttattattattattatttttaataacaataatatttatttattataaccgcaaaaaaaaatttacaatttaaaattagtaattaatatgattaattattatgattaatttaatatgaattatatcacGAAAGCTAATAAGAACAATAcaggttataattatttattgtttacgaAAATGCGTCTCGGTTAGAccacataatttttatactgaGCAAAATTAGCAaaaggaaaaatatttatgttatatttacgtaataataatatagctaaaattataaatctttgATTGCCAAAATTAGTGTTATTAAAAGGAATATTAGGTTCATTTAATATTGCATGTTTGTCAGTAAttggaatttatatatatatatatatatatatatataacctttCTAGCTAGGCTGTTTAAACGTggtcccattttttttttaatacagtatGAAGCTTCATTTATTAAACTCCATGTAGTTTTCATATCGTTAGACGGTAAGGAAAtaagataactataatataaacaacgagtttttttttatcagtgttaattaagttttaaatcaaAAGGTATTTTAAGCTTTTGCTTGTACAATTTTtgtctattttactataattgctatataattgcaacttaatataatattagtaccaaaatctgtaattattatataaattccaaGGAATGATATatccatttattttaaactttaatacctAACTATCtttctgttatataataattatattaaatgtttgtggGATTGTATTTAGGTAAATCAAAATGTCATTTAaatgtagtttaaaatatatttgtaatttttattcacaatCAGTGGATCTCTAcgggtaaatattaaaattttaaataaaaacattatattatttacaagcttaattattttgattagtcatattgttatattgttaattgtgTCATTTAAATACCGCAGCTAAGTTACCCAGTACAATGTGCGCCAGTAGTGCAAAAAATCACACCTAAAGACCACTGTTTGACGGGCACGGGACCCATGCGGCTGATAACTACTCAACAACATGATTACTACGGGCCGTGTGATGGCGGGCGCCGGAAGAACATTATACCGTCAGGCAACCTTATTCGGTCTGAATGTCCGATGGCTGGGTTGACTACTACCAACTTATCGTACCAACCGGTGTGCGCAGGGCCGATGGAGAATTACAAACCACACGCTTGGTAATGTACCACAGTGTTAGGTTCAGGCGTTATTGTGATCGGGCAAGAgaccatttaaatataaacaatatttcattttttgcccaaattttaaaaaaaaaacaattatatttgtttgttctTTGTACCTAAATTTATACGgtgattattttagaaattatttcaaaattaactatttatatgaaGACGTTAGAGTAAATTAGCATTGCCTAACTAACAAACatgtatatattctaatatatatatttatagtatacaattattataacgaaaTTCAAGTGTTAGCTAGTTTTCCTCGTTAGGTTAGAATCGTTTTAAATggtaaatgaaaaattagactttttatttaatagctaacattattaacaatatttggcTATAGTGTAACCATACTTGttctaaagtttattttaatatacaatcataTGGGCAATACTATTAGATGATTTATCATATACTACTCGTAGTGACTTctactgtatacatatatacagtatgtatttactaaaatctatataaataattgaacataATGTGGCTTATATGTATGCCGTTTGTGTTTAAGAAtcgttactatttttattattttaatattaatgtaatatttaacaatgaatATATAGCTATACCGTTCCCGCGGAAGGAATGGATATGAATACCGTACAAAGATGCAGCTACAAACTAGTCGAACCGAAGGAAAAACTCCCTACTCCGTGGGCAGAAAAAGTAGAATATTGTAAGCCGGAAGACGCAGTAGAATGCTGTACGGTGTACAACTATAGGTATTTCTTTCTCAAAAAtccaaaactaataaattataataataatcgtgctAATTTACTCACCTTGGttgaaatttcataaattttttttttacttttcaaacattttaaaataattttttttgtaaccacATAGTTACAAAGAACCGGGTGTATACATGTTGGATGATGGGTGTGGAAACACACTTGACATTGTCGCAGAAAGTAATTTAGGTAAGAAAATAACAGAAATACCAACTACTTATCATCATACATTGTGTATGTGACTTATCACACCTTTTTTTTTAGCAGAAAACTGTTGTCCACCTACTTGTCTGGCTGATAATGTggataatgaatttaaatcacAATTCATCAAGGCTCATCAGTTTGATGATTAACCAATGAAAAATTAGAGTAAACATAATGTAGATAAACGTCTATATGTGCAATTCTTTAACTTAGAAAATAAATCTTCTAATAAATTGTTGACAAATTTTATATAGAATtactcaaaatcatttttatagttttgataaatttaagttgtattttaaatgGGACACCTCGCATACATATAATGTTCAGGTTCTTTATATGATGCATCACTGTGATCACTATACTCCGTTCCAAAAGAGAATACACCAGGTGGCAACCTGTTTCCGTCCGGCGAAATACATCTTCTATATGGAGTTTCGTCTATTGCGCCGAATTTTGGACACTACCTGCATAGTATACATCTATTGCGCCGGTATAAAAAAGGTATATCAAAAAGGTATACGTCTATTGCGCTAGtactaaaaaagttatattaaaaagtaaatttaaataaaaataatttacatacaaatttatCTCTCTGATGAAGTGTCTTGAATCTTAATctcaatctaaaaaaattaaattaaaattagaaaatgtagatataaaaatagatttatatttaattaccttttaatcattttttgtagTGGTAGCTTATCCGTTGTACAAATTCAAACATATCTAAATTTCCATTTAAATACTTGGATATATTATCTTCAACtatggttttttgttttttattcttattttcttTCTTGACgctattcatttttatgtatgattgaagttgaatcatttttaaaacttcataaaaaacaaaaatgtttggatgtggtgaataaaaatattttccaaatgcTGAGTGAAACGACTCACAGGCATTTGTCGTTCTTTCACCTGATATGATACACGATGTCCAAAGATACGGTGGAAAAGTTGCATCTTTACCAATATATGTATCAACAAGGTAATCGAAAAACGTATCAATTCGTTCGTCTATTGGTTTAATGCTCATAAAATCAACCGCGAAGCAATTGCCGACGTTTTCAGGTTCAAGTAATGGTAAGCCGAGTATCCACTTCAAATATTTTCCAATGTCACttgaatgatttttatattctaaagatAAGCCTAAATATTGGATTTTTCTCCACCATGATTGAGAGAGGTGAAATCGGCAaccacgtaatattatattcggcCAAACCGTAAGAACAGCCTTATGTATGCTTTACTCAAAATCTACAATGCAAATTTTTGGTTGAAAATGTACAGACAATTTCGATTTATATATctcaattaaactattaaatgctTGCTCATAAATTTAAGTTTCTTTATTtggcaaaagaaaaaaaactaattgaatATAATGACCGTTGTTAACTGTATGgattgtaaataattgataCAAAAATTTGGGACAGTAAGAAAATGTcccgtcaataaatattttttcttgactacagagaaattttaaattagccaTTGTTGAAAATGCCGTTATTTTGTTTTCAGAatcgtttattaataaaaattcttcGTCTTTATTCGTAAATGTTGGAATGCTAAGTAAAGCTTCCTGGGTTTCTCTCAAATTTGTGGACAATATGTTGGAGTATTTTTTCGCCTTGCTCTATATAAATTTTGccttatatttgaaatatcgtCGGTTTTAAGGTTGTTTGTTAAATGATTAGATATTtccttacttattatttttaacggcTTCTCTGTTATATTGTCCATTGCTTTTCTTTTCATCTGATTTGATATAATTTGACGTTCCAGATTATTAGGTGGATGATGTTCATGTTTAATTTcttcaaataaaattgtagtttTACCCTCATCTACGTAAAGCTTAGAGTTGCAACTTTTGTGTGCGCACCGCCATTTATGCCCTTTTTTAGTATGTTCCTTataagaaaatttataattttggtaaataattagTTCTTTACCATGttcacttaatattatttccattataaatttaagcaCGAGTCACGACAACTAAACGAACGACTATACGAACAACGCGTGGAATTGTACTGCACAATACTATGATTTTACCTTTAACCTAACACGGTATTTGTCcacattttgtaatttgttttatcttcaagtaataaaataatataatttaaatttttctatgaTGTacgatatagatatattaaattaaaacacgtAAAACCCGATTTGTAGTTATAATAGAAATAGTATTATagacgtttatatatatttaagaatcgATCAGCGTAATTGACGTACACCAtttatttcattcaaatatCGATCGGCGCAATTGATGTCAGGGGCGGATCCAGGGGGGTGGCGCAGGGGGCGCGCGCCACCCCCTCGGCTTTTATTTAgttgaaaaattacatttaaaaatacaatagtttaaatttaaatacgatttaaaaattgtaaaatgtttttatgaaattattgtgTGTAAGCATAATGAcgtactttttaataaataataatgagacGTATTTTTATATCCCAAATCGCCGGATGGCGGTTTGAGgttatttctagtttctacatgtgtagtgtttatatattattattaatattatcttgataagtatttgaattatatctaaaaataaatattccattCAGATTATTTTCGGGCCCCGACGTATGGCACAGTCCCCGTTATCGTAATAATTGAAATAGATatctttacatataatatttcactattcatcagattacaatttaaattatacaacaaaaacaatatctGATTTTCTTCGTATTGTGTacaagtgtaaaaaaaatagtttcagTATTGAACTAGCTGTTCTATGTCGTGGTTacctatatttatgttaaattatttcttaatggttatattaacggtataataatatattatataatattaacggtATATTTCTAAACCTATAATGgacaaatttgttataaaaaaaaaaattaatttgcatgAAACCCATGAAAGTGTCACATCAACAGAAGAAGTGGATACTTTAACTCCAAGTTTGTCGTTCAATAGTTTATTGACTTCTGCTTCGACGAGCTCAATAGAATCGCAacgtattattaatgataataatgatactaCTACTTCATCGGAAAGTTATGATATTGGTAACTATATAGACCACATATATTCTATTAatgattttactaaatttatgaTTCTTAAAAATCACTGGGTCCctccaaaaaattatatattacctttTTCTGTACATAACAAACGCAATAGAGAAGAAAAGCGACGTCCTAATCATCAGCATTTATCTAATTATTCTTGGTTAGTTTATTCCGATGTGAAAAAAGGACTTTTTTGCAAAAATTGCGCCATTTTTACTAATGATATTCTAGTAGGTGGTCAAAAAACAATATCTGTTAAAAAATTGGTGACAGAACCCCTTATAAAATTTGCTAATTTAT encodes the following:
- the LOC132928064 gene encoding uncharacterized protein LOC132928064, which encodes MAQVKECIQKAYECSKVRDTVVPKSCLRKPSKLNCRCKSIETCKTLKNEYKYVQPCRPDLCIPASQTHLSDARFTDDSIYSRSFYQHDVCRAKPVVHPDHIVMAGEFQDETVHKLSYPVQCAPVVQKITPKDHCLTGTGPMRLITTQQHDYYGPCDGGRRKNIIPSGNLIRSECPMAGLTTTNLSYQPVCAGPMENYKPHACYTVPAEGMDMNTVQRCSYKLVEPKEKLPTPWAEKVEYCKPEDAVECCTVYNYSYKEPGVYMLDDGCGNTLDIVAESNLENCCPPTCLADNVDNEFKSQFIKAHQFDD